AATCAAATACAAACCCCTCGTAGGTCATCTACGTAATAGGTCACCGACTGGTCCGTTTCATGTATGTAACACTTTCGATAGTAAAGTTCTAGTACCAAGCGATGAGGGCGCGCTCTCGGACTAGGGTCATGTAATTGCATTATCTCGGGTCACGATCGAATGCGAACAGGTACGTAGGTGGCCTTATGACTTGGCCTCAGTGTAGTAGTTAGAGTACGTGAGGTAAGTAAACTTTATGAATAGTAGAccttgatgtacatgtacatgatatattcAGATTGACGGCGGTCGCTTTTGTACACAACggtaaacaaatattaaaagaaCCTTCCAGGTCAAGCCAGCTGGCTATGCCTACTCGTCTATACGTGTGATTTCAATTAATCCACAAGGAAATGGAACTTACAGTACTCGAGGAAGCAAGGTGAGGCAATCAACTATTCGACCATACTAGACTCGGTGTCAttagatatatatattgacGTAGAATACAGTGTAGGGAACGTTAACAGCTGGAGCTGAAAGGTCATATATAGTGTGACGAGTTATACAGTCTATATTTGTAATGGGGGTATTTGCATGGTGATCGATGACTACACCCAGCCGATGACCGGACAAACGACCCACCAGTGTACATACCATACTTCTTGCAGATGGAATACGGGagtcgattctgacaatgtcccaaagaaaaaaaaccttatttgtacatgtattgtattcattttgtatatgtgTACCATATGTTTCTTGGACTGTgttgcttatttttgttatctgcagccggttcgttcgttcattcattcattgtacTAAGAAGAATATATTTAATTAATGTGGGGATGAGCTGCGTCTTCTTTGTCCATATTCATGAGACGAGAGACGAAAAGAATGTCCATGTAGACTAGCAGCCCGTAGTCCTTTCATAGCAGTTGTGTGTCTGAGAAATGAAAACAGTTACGTATAGTCTATGATCTCAGAAGTCTGTCTTTCGATTCTAAATTGTCAATGTCGCGAAGGACATGTAGGGAGAGTCAACCGTCAGATTCGTATTCAATCTGCAATGAAGTTAAGATTGTGATATCgtttataaacatttaaaacatacGATGGCATAGGATATACTAGAAAGAACGGGGATAGAGACAGAGCCGAGTTCAGGGTTGCTATCCGTTATGACTGCCCGTGGTGCTGATCTGTAGCTATCATGGCTATATACGTCCATAGTAGATGAGAGCTAGTGCAGTAGTTGATCCAGTGCCGAGGACAATCTAGTTAGCGCCGAGGACAATCAAGCTAGCGAATAGTAAATTGCTGTTTAGCCTGAAATCGCCTAGTGTTACAGACTGACAGGATTATTGCATCGATCGTTCATCACACCTGTCACAGACTCGTATATATTTATCGACAAGCACCCATTTAGTACCAGCACATGTCAATTTATCAACATGTTTAGGAGACAGATTTTAGTAATGCAAATAACATGTTTTTGCTTACATATTTAAACGTATATACCTAATGATAACACCCAGTCCATCATTGAAGTTAGGAATTTGTCTTCCAAAATGAtgaatcatttattttatttatttatttatttatttatttatttatttatttatttatttatttgtttgtttgtttgtttgtttgtttgtttgtttgtttgtttgtttgtttgtttgttatctcAAAATGTGAAATCATAGTATGGAATTTGTGTGCTTAATACGTGTCAATCTTAACTGCTGttgtacaaatttcacaaaGCGGGAACAGGTGATGGATGAGGGAAAGGTATTTGCTTGcatacatgtgatatatatataaactaagGCAAAGTTGAAGTACGACtaaaatttaggtgtaaaaaataGTTATCTGGCAATGCAGTAGAAACATGATTTCATCAAAAACAAAAGGATTGTGGTCACGTGTTAACAGTCAAAATTGGTGGGCTTTTTAATAAACATAGCCTGAAAAAAATCTATAGAAAAACGCTCATGATTCTACTTATTTTTTTCTGGACAGATTACACAAAACATAACATCTTGTTTACATTTAGCAAACACTGAGCACACAATATCGGAATCActtaatttatttttacttgTATCAGCTTGTTGGAAAACCACATTCTGTGTTGGATAAACATAAATTTAATTCATGCAATGGAGCTTTGTATAGGTCCATGTATTAGGGAAACAGTGCCACCAAATTTGTATAGCTATGGAGTTTTTCATTTCTCCCCTTTCGCACTTGTTAAATTTTAGCAAATTCAGTTATTTAGAAATGCAAATTGTCTAATGCTTTGGGACTTCCATGGCCGTAATACAAGTAATATCATATTAAGTGATATCTTTACAGCTCCTTTCAGATATCACAGCTCCTTTCAGATCACAGAAGATTGCCCAAACTATCaggatcagtgagcctgatcacagggtttcatgttgagatagacacaaaaaagataacacacaaacatcacataATTAAACTTACACAATGTGGACTCTTTTatatagttaatgatataaacaataACTGCATGAAAGAAACTTCATttggctgctgaccatggattttgtttgaacttcaagaaattatacctcatgtctattgtaattgtagtagtgtgcatgctgttactgtttatatcattaactaaataaagagttgacactgtaagtgatgtttgtgtgttaataTCTTTATGGTGACTATCTCAATATGAAAACTTTTGATCatgctcactgatcttgatagttcgttTTAATAGTTTGGGCAAGCTTCTTCGAAGAGAGCAATATTCTGAATAGGTCATTTCTCTCAATAggaattttttttctgaaaagaAACCATCTCCTTTGAAAATGTAGGATGAACATTGTTATTATTCATAGAGAGGACGAAACAAGCCAAAGAAAGACTAGTGTTGAATAGAATTAGTGTTGGTTAGATTATATGGTTTAGCCAGAAAATTcaagttgttttgttttgtttattgttgttgtgtttttgttttttttttgttggttttttttttgggggggagcaGTTGTCTTGAGCAACAGGTGGCCTGCATGGGAAGTTTCTTCCATCAAATATTTTAAACCCATTTGTCTATATGATTTAACTAATCCCGTAATGTTTCATGTCTTATTCCAAACGGGTTTGATTGAATTTGTTTAAGATACATTTCTTATAAAGTCAGTTATCCCATTTCATCAACAGAAATTGGACTTTGCTTGGCGTGTCATTCCACGTGTAGGAGGCAGTATCACTGATAACATCCAGAAGAACACACATAGTGATCTGATATCTGTGCTTCCATAGTCTCAAGATGACGTTGCACAAGAATGCCTTGGCATATGCAATGACTAGTTTTGCATTTAGCCTGATGGGTTCAGTCTTCTcgttttattatgtaaatttattccTGAATATCTATAGAATATCCCAGACCTGGTTTAACGTTGCCCAATCAGTATACCTAATATGGAATGCTTTAAATGAtcctttatttgcatatttccaAGACCATTCCAAACACCGTATATTTAGACAGAGGAGATTATCCGTGCTTTATGGAGCGCCTCTGTTTGCTCTCACctttctgttgccatggtttcccTGGACTGATTACGAGCCGAATAGTTGGGTTATTGGAGTCCATTTACTGTTatctttgtttttgtacgaCGCTCTTTTTACGTTTGTTGGTTTGGCAATGTGTGCCTTGTTTGCTGAGATGTCTCATCTCCATGAAGATCGTCTTCGATTGATCAGGTACAGCCAAGTTGCATCAGTGTTTGGATCTCTTTCTGTCTTCATGTGTGAGATTTTATCAGACGGGATGAATAAATTCAGGAATTTCCAAGCTCTGTGTGTTTTCATTGCACTTTTAAGTTGGCTTTCATTGCGATATACAGGCATGAATGCAAACACGTTATACGACGCAGAATCACAAGTACAGGACCTGGAGGGTAGTACAGACCGGAAAGACCCAAACATAACCGACCAATCACTGTGGAAAAGCTACTGGCAGATTATACGCCAGGGAAATGTGTTTATCCTGGTTACTGTTAACTTTTGTAGCCAGTTCCAAGGAACATATGGAAGGAACTTTCTGAGTATCTTTGCCAGTGAACTGATACCAAAAGAAGACTTGCCTGATTTCATGAGGAAAATTCTGTATGGATCCGTATTCATTCTTCCACAGGTAAGTAATGATTTATGCCTCTACTGATCAGGAGATGGAGAAATTTGACAATACGATTGATGGATATTCAATTAACAATTATAAAAGGGACTGATTGGCTAGATGGCATGAGTATGGATATCTTGGGTAAGGTGATGTACAGATGCATTAGAATCTGATTATGTCAGAATGTGCCCTCTTGACTCACCACTGACGTACACAATTTCTCGTCAGGCATCAAAATTAGGTAtaccctatctcttactatgtggtgactcccACAAAATGCcaattgttatcattttgcatgttttgcaaaatttggctatcattagagggcacaatGTTCAGAGACAATTCCAAACTACTAAGAGTTCTATCTCTGTTGATCTTCTAAAAACAAAGTTTTAGTATAT
This Glandiceps talaboti chromosome 13, keGlaTala1.1, whole genome shotgun sequence DNA region includes the following protein-coding sequences:
- the LOC144444292 gene encoding transmembrane protein 180-like; translation: MTLHKNALAYAMTSFAFSLMGSVFSFYYVNLFLNIYRISQTWFNVAQSVYLIWNALNDPLFAYFQDHSKHRIFRQRRLSVLYGAPLFALTFLLPWFPWTDYEPNSWVIGVHLLLSLFLYDALFTFVGLAMCALFAEMSHLHEDRLRLIRYSQVASVFGSLSVFMCEILSDGMNKFRNFQALCVFIALLSWLSLRYTGMNANTLYDAESQVQDLEGSTDRKDPNITDQSLWKSYWQIIRQGNVFILVTVNFCSQFQGTYGRNFLSIFASELIPKEDLPDFMRKILYGSVFILPQTCVLLLSPVVRKIGAYQVYRAAFYIKIVSSLAMYIVGVSHTWMLSIFFLIDMTSPGVMTRYLNLLMADCIDEDMKIYNRKSPLSSMFFGMNALFVKPAQSLAPIFIVHVLNKNGYQEVVHGLDPDPSVVSQLHDVMFQVACMVPLVLGIVQCLLWTKYSLRDSHLIVPKFSES